A part of Saimiri boliviensis isolate mSaiBol1 chromosome 11, mSaiBol1.pri, whole genome shotgun sequence genomic DNA contains:
- the RABGGTB gene encoding geranylgeranyl transferase type-2 subunit beta isoform X2: MELDSFLPLSAICMLWIWEYCMSEYLRMSGIYWGLTVMDLMGQLHRMNREEILAFIKSCQHECGGISASIGHDPHLLYTLSAVQILTLYDSINVIDVNKVVEYVKSLQKEDGSFAGDIWGEIDTRFSFCAVATLALLGKLDAINMEKAIEFVLSCMNFDGGFGCRPGSESHAGQIYCCTGFLAITSQLHQVNSDLLGWWLCERQLPSGGLNGRPEKLPDVCYSWWVLASLKIIGRLHWIDREKLRSFILACQDEETGGFADRPGDMVDPFHTLFGIAGLSLLGEEQIKPVNPVFCMPEEVLQRVNVQPELVS; the protein is encoded by the exons atggagctggactCGTTTTTGCCTTTATCTGCTATCTGTATGCTCTGGATTTGG GAATACTGTATGTCTGAATATTTGAGAATGAGTGGCATCTATTGGGGTCTGACAGTAATGGATCTCATGGGACAACTTCATCGAATGAATAGAGAAGAGATTCTGGCATTTATTAAGTCTTGCCAACATGAATGTGGTGGAATAAGTGCTAGTATTGGACATGATCCTCATCTTTTATACACTCTTAGTGCTGTCCAG ATTCTTACGCTGTATGACAGTATTAATGTTATCGATGTAAATAAAGTTGTGGAATATGTTAAAAGTCTGCAGAAAGAAGATGGTTCTTTTGCTGGAGATATTTGGG GAGAAATCGATACAAGATTCTCTTTTTGTGCGGTGGCAACTTTGGCTTTGTTG GGGAAGCTTGATGCTATTAATATGGAAAAGGCAATCGAATTTGTTTTATCCTGTATGAACTTTGACGGTGGATTTGGTTGCAGACCAGGTTCTGAATCCCATGCTGGCCAG ATCTATTGTTGCACAGGATTCCTGGCTATTACAAGTCAGTTGCATCAAGTGAATTCTGATTTACTTGGTTGGTGGCTTTGTGAACGACAGTTACCCTCAGGTGGACTCAATGGAAGGCCAGAGAAG TTACCAGATGTATGCTATTCATGGTGGGTGCTGGCATCCCTAAAGATAATTGGAAGACTTCATTGGATTGATAGAGAGAAACTGCGCAGTTTCATCTTAGCATGTCAAGATGAAGAAACGGGGGGATTTGCAGACAGGCCAGGAGATATG GTGGATCCTTTTCATACCTTAtttggaattgctggattgtcACTTTTGGGAGAAGAACAGATTAAGCCTGTTAATCCTGTTTTTTGCATGCCTGAAGAAGTGCTTCAGAGAGTGAATGTTCAGCCTGAGCTAGTGAGCTAG
- the RABGGTB gene encoding geranylgeranyl transferase type-2 subunit beta isoform X1, with amino-acid sequence MGTPQKDVIIKSDAPDTLLLDKHADYIASYGSKKDDYEYCMSEYLRMSGIYWGLTVMDLMGQLHRMNREEILAFIKSCQHECGGISASIGHDPHLLYTLSAVQILTLYDSINVIDVNKVVEYVKSLQKEDGSFAGDIWGEIDTRFSFCAVATLALLGKLDAINMEKAIEFVLSCMNFDGGFGCRPGSESHAGQIYCCTGFLAITSQLHQVNSDLLGWWLCERQLPSGGLNGRPEKLPDVCYSWWVLASLKIIGRLHWIDREKLRSFILACQDEETGGFADRPGDMVDPFHTLFGIAGLSLLGEEQIKPVNPVFCMPEEVLQRVNVQPELVS; translated from the exons ATG ggcACTCCACAGAAGGACGTTATTATCAAGTCAGATGCACCAGACACACTCTTATTGGATAAACATGCAGATTATATCGCATCCTATGGCTCAAAGAAAGACGATTAT GAATACTGTATGTCTGAATATTTGAGAATGAGTGGCATCTATTGGGGTCTGACAGTAATGGATCTCATGGGACAACTTCATCGAATGAATAGAGAAGAGATTCTGGCATTTATTAAGTCTTGCCAACATGAATGTGGTGGAATAAGTGCTAGTATTGGACATGATCCTCATCTTTTATACACTCTTAGTGCTGTCCAG ATTCTTACGCTGTATGACAGTATTAATGTTATCGATGTAAATAAAGTTGTGGAATATGTTAAAAGTCTGCAGAAAGAAGATGGTTCTTTTGCTGGAGATATTTGGG GAGAAATCGATACAAGATTCTCTTTTTGTGCGGTGGCAACTTTGGCTTTGTTG GGGAAGCTTGATGCTATTAATATGGAAAAGGCAATCGAATTTGTTTTATCCTGTATGAACTTTGACGGTGGATTTGGTTGCAGACCAGGTTCTGAATCCCATGCTGGCCAG ATCTATTGTTGCACAGGATTCCTGGCTATTACAAGTCAGTTGCATCAAGTGAATTCTGATTTACTTGGTTGGTGGCTTTGTGAACGACAGTTACCCTCAGGTGGACTCAATGGAAGGCCAGAGAAG TTACCAGATGTATGCTATTCATGGTGGGTGCTGGCATCCCTAAAGATAATTGGAAGACTTCATTGGATTGATAGAGAGAAACTGCGCAGTTTCATCTTAGCATGTCAAGATGAAGAAACGGGGGGATTTGCAGACAGGCCAGGAGATATG GTGGATCCTTTTCATACCTTAtttggaattgctggattgtcACTTTTGGGAGAAGAACAGATTAAGCCTGTTAATCCTGTTTTTTGCATGCCTGAAGAAGTGCTTCAGAGAGTGAATGTTCAGCCTGAGCTAGTGAGCTAG